The following are encoded in a window of Cupriavidus oxalaticus genomic DNA:
- a CDS encoding gluconokinase, producing MIYILMGVSGSGKTTVGQLLAQRLGCGFHDADEFHSEANKAKMHAGIPLSDEDRWPWLAAMRAAIDAARAEGRTHVFTCSALRQAYRDRLTPPDGGVTFVHMKGDAALIAGRLSARTDHFFNPELLQSQFDTLEAPRDALVLDIRQSPEVLVDTILQASAR from the coding sequence ATGATCTATATCCTGATGGGCGTTTCCGGCAGCGGCAAGACCACGGTCGGCCAGTTGCTGGCACAGCGCCTGGGCTGCGGCTTCCATGACGCGGACGAGTTCCACAGCGAGGCCAACAAGGCCAAGATGCACGCGGGCATCCCGCTGAGCGACGAAGACCGCTGGCCCTGGCTGGCGGCGATGCGCGCCGCCATCGACGCAGCGCGCGCCGAAGGCCGGACCCACGTGTTCACCTGCTCGGCCCTGCGCCAGGCGTACCGCGACCGGCTCACGCCGCCCGACGGCGGCGTGACCTTCGTCCACATGAAGGGCGATGCCGCACTGATCGCCGGGCGCCTGTCCGCCCGCACCGACCACTTCTTCAATCCCGAGCTGCTGCAGAGCCAGTTCGATACGCTGGAAGCGCCGCGCGACGCGCTGGTGCTCGATATCCGCCAGTCGCCAGAAGTCCTGGTGGACACCATCCTGCAGGCTTCCGCTCGCTGA
- a CDS encoding circularly permuted type 2 ATP-grasp protein has product MAGRFFDEMLDWRADGAPTVIQAGQALPDGAVRPHYRHFADWLARQSGSTMDNKRAEADLIFRRVGITFAVYGDKDEANSGTERTIPFDVIPRIFPASEWALLEKGLRQRVAALNRFIHDIYHGQDIIRAGVIPPDQIYNNAQYRPEMLGVNVPHDIYAHVAGIDVVRAGEGEFYVLEDNLRVPSGVSYMLENRKMMMRLFPDLFARNRVAPVAHYPDLLLDMLRGVSPQAIADPTVVVLTPGMYNSAYFEHAFLAQQMGVELVEGSDLFVEDDHLFMRTTQGPQRIDVIYRRVDDDFLDPLVFRHDSALGAAGLLSVYRAGNVTICNAIGTGVADDKSIYPYVPDMIRFYLGEEVILNNVPTYMCRRPDDLQYVLEHMDELVVKETHGAGGYGMLVGPAATRAEIDAFREVVKSRPEQYIAQPTLALSTCPTYVESGIAPRHIDLRPFVLSGKEVRMVPGGLTRVALREGSLVVNSSQGGGTKDTWVLER; this is encoded by the coding sequence ATGGCGGGGCGGTTTTTCGACGAGATGCTGGACTGGCGCGCCGACGGGGCGCCCACGGTCATCCAGGCAGGGCAGGCATTGCCCGACGGGGCGGTACGCCCGCATTACCGGCATTTCGCTGACTGGCTGGCGCGGCAGTCCGGCAGCACCATGGACAACAAGCGAGCCGAGGCGGACCTGATCTTCCGGCGCGTGGGCATTACCTTTGCCGTCTATGGCGACAAGGACGAGGCCAACAGCGGCACCGAGCGCACCATCCCCTTCGACGTGATCCCGCGCATTTTCCCGGCCAGCGAATGGGCGCTGCTGGAAAAAGGCCTGCGCCAGCGCGTGGCCGCGCTGAACCGGTTCATCCACGACATCTACCACGGCCAGGACATCATCCGCGCCGGCGTGATCCCGCCCGACCAGATCTACAACAACGCCCAGTACCGGCCGGAGATGCTTGGCGTCAACGTACCGCACGACATCTATGCGCACGTCGCCGGCATCGACGTGGTGCGTGCCGGCGAGGGCGAGTTCTACGTGCTGGAAGACAACCTGCGCGTGCCCTCCGGCGTGTCGTACATGCTCGAGAACCGCAAGATGATGATGCGGCTGTTCCCGGACCTGTTCGCGCGCAACCGCGTTGCGCCGGTGGCGCACTATCCGGACCTGCTGCTCGACATGCTGCGCGGCGTGTCGCCGCAGGCGATCGCCGATCCCACGGTGGTGGTGCTGACCCCGGGCATGTACAACTCGGCGTACTTCGAGCACGCCTTCCTGGCGCAGCAGATGGGCGTTGAACTGGTCGAAGGCAGCGATCTGTTCGTCGAGGACGACCACCTGTTCATGCGTACCACGCAGGGGCCGCAGCGCATCGACGTGATCTACCGGCGCGTCGACGACGACTTCCTCGACCCGCTGGTGTTCCGGCACGATTCCGCGCTGGGCGCGGCCGGGCTGCTGTCGGTCTACCGTGCCGGCAACGTGACCATCTGCAATGCGATCGGCACCGGCGTGGCGGACGACAAGTCGATCTATCCGTACGTGCCCGACATGATCCGCTTCTACCTCGGCGAGGAGGTCATCCTCAATAATGTACCCACGTACATGTGCCGGCGTCCCGACGACCTGCAGTACGTGCTCGAGCATATGGACGAACTGGTGGTCAAGGAAACCCACGGCGCGGGCGGCTACGGCATGCTGGTGGGACCGGCCGCGACGCGCGCCGAGATCGATGCCTTCCGCGAGGTGGTCAAGTCCAGGCCCGAGCAGTACATCGCGCAGCCGACGCTGGCGCTGTCGACCTGCCCGACCTATGTGGAGTCGGGCATCGCCCCGCGCCATATCGACCTGCGCCCGTTCGTGCTGTCGGGCAAGGAGGTGCGCATGGTGCCCGGCGGGCTGACGCGCGTGGCGCTGCGCGAGGGCTCGCTGGTGGTCAATTCCTCGCAAGGAGGCGGCACCAAGGACACCTGGGTGCTGGAACGATGA
- a CDS encoding alpha-E domain-containing protein codes for MLSRTADHLFWMARYTERAENTARMLDVNYQTSLLPQSAEVAEQGWWAMLDISELTQAFDHKYGLLSRDDVIDFMVRDMTNVSSIMSCLRAARENARAVRGSLTTEVWETVNTTWLDVQRMIADGVLREDPSRFFEWVKFRSHLARGVQFGTMLKDDAFHFMRLGTFLERADNTARILDVKFQASGSDDSNPNREQNDFYHWAAVLRSVSGFEVYRKVYRAVVTPQRVAELLVLRPDMPRSLVSSMDEVVTILAMVRNQQSAETERQAGKLHADLKYARIDDIFAVGLHAYLTSFLERIGDLGNGISRDFLVPLQAA; via the coding sequence ATGCTGAGCCGTACCGCCGACCACCTGTTCTGGATGGCCCGCTACACCGAGCGCGCGGAAAACACCGCGCGCATGCTCGACGTCAACTACCAGACCTCGCTGCTGCCGCAATCGGCCGAGGTGGCCGAGCAGGGCTGGTGGGCCATGCTGGATATCTCCGAGCTGACGCAGGCCTTCGACCACAAGTACGGCTTGCTGTCGCGCGACGACGTGATCGATTTCATGGTGCGCGACATGACCAATGTGTCGTCGATCATGAGTTGCCTGCGCGCGGCCCGCGAGAACGCGCGCGCGGTGCGCGGCTCGCTGACCACCGAAGTCTGGGAAACCGTCAACACCACCTGGCTCGACGTGCAGCGCATGATCGCCGACGGCGTGCTCAGGGAAGACCCGTCGCGATTTTTTGAATGGGTCAAGTTCCGCTCGCACCTGGCGCGCGGCGTGCAGTTCGGCACCATGCTCAAGGACGATGCCTTCCACTTCATGCGGCTGGGCACCTTCCTGGAGCGCGCCGACAATACCGCGCGAATCCTCGACGTCAAGTTCCAGGCCTCGGGCAGCGACGACAGCAATCCCAACCGCGAGCAGAACGATTTCTACCACTGGGCCGCGGTGCTGCGCTCGGTGTCCGGCTTCGAGGTCTACCGCAAGGTCTATCGCGCGGTGGTCACGCCGCAGCGCGTGGCCGAACTGCTGGTGCTGCGCCCCGACATGCCGCGCTCGCTGGTGTCGAGCATGGACGAGGTGGTGACGATCCTGGCCATGGTGCGCAACCAGCAGTCGGCGGAGACCGAGCGGCAGGCTGGTAAACTCCACGCCGACCTGAAGTACGCGCGCATCGACGATATCTTTGCCGTCGGCCTGCACGCGTACCTGACCAGCTTTCTGGAGCGCATCGGCGATCTCGGCAACGGCATCAGCCGGGACTTCCTGGTGCCGCTGCAGGCGGCCTGA
- a CDS encoding transglutaminase family protein — protein sequence MKYKIHHHTVYRYAEPVRRSVHELRLEPRSGPLQTVHSWRLSTPGNPSAARDGFGNIVHNFTVAGPADTIAIEASGEVEVLPPHGDLDRDGHHAFCDAPPPGESRVSPLYFLGSTPLTTAPPEMQAFAAPFLASGHEIPALLALAQAIGERVRYKPNTTDVGTSAAEAFSLGSGVCQDQAQVMVAACRALGIPARYVSGYFYDAVATDLASHAWADVCLDPEREIWCSLDITHGCVTDERHVRLAVGRDYQSAAPVRGILKGGAGETLEVNVSITPLPDQG from the coding sequence GTGAAATACAAGATCCATCACCATACCGTCTACCGCTATGCCGAGCCCGTGCGCCGCAGCGTGCACGAGCTGCGGCTCGAGCCGCGCTCGGGCCCGCTGCAGACCGTGCACAGCTGGCGGCTGAGCACGCCGGGCAACCCGTCGGCGGCGCGCGATGGCTTCGGCAACATCGTGCACAACTTCACCGTGGCGGGCCCGGCGGACACCATCGCCATCGAAGCCAGCGGCGAAGTGGAAGTGCTGCCGCCACACGGCGACCTTGACCGCGATGGGCACCATGCTTTCTGCGATGCGCCGCCGCCAGGCGAATCGCGGGTGTCGCCGCTGTACTTCCTTGGCAGCACGCCGCTGACCACGGCGCCGCCCGAGATGCAGGCCTTTGCCGCGCCGTTCCTGGCCTCGGGCCACGAGATCCCCGCGCTGCTGGCGCTGGCGCAGGCCATCGGCGAGCGCGTACGCTACAAGCCCAACACCACCGACGTCGGCACCTCCGCCGCCGAGGCCTTCAGCCTGGGTAGTGGCGTTTGCCAGGACCAGGCGCAAGTGATGGTGGCCGCGTGCCGGGCCCTGGGTATCCCTGCGCGCTATGTGAGTGGATACTTCTATGATGCGGTGGCCACCGATCTGGCCAGCCATGCATGGGCAGACGTCTGCCTGGATCCCGAGCGCGAGATCTGGTGCAGCCTCGATATCACCCACGGCTGCGTGACCGACGAGCGCCACGTGCGCCTTGCGGTGGGGCGTGATTACCAATCCGCTGCACCGGTCCGGGGCATCCTGAAGGGGGGCGCCGGCGAGACGCTTGAAGTCAATGTCAGCATCACGCCACTTCCGGACCAGGGCTGA
- a CDS encoding peptidase: protein MTYCVAMRLDAGLVFLSDSRTNAGVDAISTARKMTVFEEPGDRVMVLMTAGNLAISQSVRQILAENHDDKRSLWNARDMFEAASIVGDAVRQVHKRDAHALRDAGIEFNVSLIFGGQVRGERVRLFNIYAAGNFVEATPENCYFQIGEAKYGKPIIDRVVHPSLPLAEGAKCALISMDSTLKSNISVGLPLDLLVYEADSLRVTRFVNIDERNAYFRMIRDTWGHRLRQVFGEIHNPEWDPAQQADFPLARSGEGDCWGQPVRARRNPSRTQE from the coding sequence ATGACGTATTGTGTAGCCATGCGGCTCGACGCCGGCCTGGTATTCCTGTCCGACTCCCGCACCAACGCCGGCGTGGACGCCATCTCGACGGCACGCAAGATGACGGTGTTCGAAGAACCCGGCGACCGCGTCATGGTGCTGATGACCGCGGGCAATCTCGCCATCAGCCAGTCGGTGCGGCAGATCCTGGCCGAGAACCATGACGACAAGCGCTCGCTGTGGAATGCGCGCGACATGTTCGAGGCCGCCTCCATCGTCGGCGACGCGGTGCGCCAGGTGCACAAGCGCGACGCGCACGCGCTGCGCGATGCCGGCATCGAATTCAATGTCAGCCTGATCTTCGGCGGCCAGGTCCGGGGCGAGCGGGTGCGGCTGTTCAACATCTATGCTGCCGGCAACTTCGTCGAAGCCACCCCGGAAAACTGTTATTTCCAGATCGGCGAGGCCAAGTACGGCAAGCCCATCATCGACCGCGTCGTGCATCCTTCGTTGCCGCTGGCCGAGGGGGCAAAATGCGCGCTGATCTCGATGGATTCGACGCTGAAGTCGAATATTTCGGTGGGTTTGCCGCTGGACCTGCTGGTCTACGAGGCGGATTCGCTGCGCGTGACACGTTTCGTCAACATCGATGAACGCAACGCCTATTTCCGCATGATCCGCGATACCTGGGGCCACCGGCTGCGGCAGGTGTTCGGCGAAATCCACAATCCCGAATGGGATCCGGCCCAGCAGGCCGATTTCCCGCTCGCACGCAGTGGCGAGGGCGACTGCTGGGGGCAGCCCGTGCGCGCCAGGCGCAATCCCTCCCGCACCCAGGAATGA
- a CDS encoding alpha/beta fold hydrolase — MREIIHFSHANGFPVTTYRKLFGELDGEFEFRAVDRYGHRPQFPVTRGWPHLVEELLEEVGRQYREPVWLVGHSLGGFLSMMAALRRPEWVRGVVMLDSPIIDGWRASLLKTAQVLGIDEKPGPAAVTKNRRTHWPDAEAVWQHFRGKPNFAVWDQEVLRDYALHGTEPTGKDNERRLRFDREVEYWIYRTLPTSLGRKLRRGAPVPVGFVAGTRSREVRQCGLAATRKLVGENLRFIEGGHLYPMERPQETAQLVRDLIGAMRGGR, encoded by the coding sequence ATGCGCGAGATCATCCATTTTTCGCATGCCAACGGCTTTCCGGTCACGACGTACCGCAAGCTGTTCGGCGAACTGGACGGCGAATTCGAATTCCGCGCCGTGGACCGTTACGGCCACCGGCCCCAGTTTCCGGTCACGCGCGGGTGGCCACACCTGGTGGAAGAACTGCTCGAGGAAGTGGGGCGCCAGTACCGCGAGCCGGTCTGGCTGGTGGGCCATTCGCTGGGCGGCTTCCTGTCGATGATGGCGGCGCTGCGCCGGCCCGAATGGGTGCGCGGCGTGGTGATGCTGGATTCGCCGATCATTGACGGCTGGCGCGCCTCGCTGCTGAAGACGGCGCAGGTGCTCGGCATCGACGAAAAGCCCGGTCCGGCGGCGGTGACGAAGAACCGGCGCACGCACTGGCCCGATGCCGAGGCCGTGTGGCAGCACTTCCGCGGCAAGCCGAATTTTGCCGTGTGGGACCAGGAGGTGCTGCGCGACTATGCGCTCCACGGCACCGAGCCGACCGGCAAGGACAACGAGCGGCGCCTGCGCTTCGACCGCGAGGTCGAGTACTGGATCTACCGCACGCTGCCGACCAGCCTGGGACGCAAGCTCAGGCGGGGCGCGCCGGTGCCGGTCGGCTTCGTCGCCGGCACGCGCTCGCGCGAGGTGCGCCAATGCGGCCTCGCGGCGACCCGCAAGCTGGTGGGCGAAAACCTGCGCTTTATCGAGGGCGGCCATTTGTACCCGATGGAGCGGCCGCAGGAAACGGCGCAACTGGTGCGCGACCTGATCGGAGCGATGCGCGGCGGGCGCTGA
- a CDS encoding CTP synthase has protein sequence MTKFVFVTGGVVSSLGKGIAAASLAAILESRGLKVTLLKLDPYINVDPGTMSPFQHGEVFVTEDGAETDLDLGHYERFVSAKMRKSNNFTTGQIYESVIRKERRGEYLGKTVQVIPHITNEIQAFIEKGAAASHDGKADVALVEIGGTVGDIESLPFLEAARQMSLRMGRNHAAFVHLTLVPFIASAGELKTKPTQHSVQKLREIGISPTALLCRADRPIPDDERAKISLFANIPQDAVISVWDADSIYKIPQMLNEQGLDRLICEELRLDPRPADLSMWQKLVNAQENPEHEITIGMVGKYVDLTESYKSLIEALRHAGMHTATRVNIEYIDSEELESGHLEVLTPLDAILVPGGFGKRGTEGKIRAIQYARENKIPYLGICLGMQLAVIEFARHVANMADANSTEFNLETEHPVVALITEWVDREGKVEQRSADSDLGGTMRLGAQRVPVKEGTKANAIYGAEVNERHRHRYEVNNHYVPTLENAGMVISARTPTENLPEMMELPESMHPWFVGVQFHPEFTSTPRDGHPLFKAYVEAALASQQRKGA, from the coding sequence ATGACCAAATTCGTCTTCGTCACCGGTGGCGTCGTCTCTTCTCTCGGCAAGGGCATCGCTGCTGCCTCGCTCGCGGCCATTCTTGAGTCGCGCGGCCTCAAAGTCACCCTCCTCAAGCTAGATCCCTACATCAACGTCGATCCCGGCACGATGAGCCCCTTCCAGCATGGCGAGGTGTTTGTCACGGAAGACGGTGCGGAAACCGACCTCGATCTCGGCCACTACGAGCGTTTCGTCTCGGCCAAGATGCGCAAGTCGAACAACTTCACCACCGGCCAGATCTACGAATCGGTGATCCGCAAGGAGCGCCGCGGCGAGTACCTGGGCAAGACCGTGCAGGTGATCCCGCATATCACCAACGAGATCCAGGCCTTCATCGAGAAGGGCGCCGCTGCCTCGCACGACGGCAAGGCCGACGTGGCGCTGGTGGAAATCGGCGGCACCGTGGGTGACATCGAATCGCTGCCGTTCCTGGAAGCCGCGCGCCAGATGAGCCTGCGCATGGGCCGCAACCATGCCGCCTTCGTGCACCTGACGCTGGTGCCGTTCATTGCCAGCGCCGGCGAACTGAAGACCAAGCCGACCCAGCACTCGGTGCAGAAGCTGCGTGAAATCGGCATTTCGCCGACCGCGCTGCTGTGCCGCGCCGACCGCCCGATCCCGGACGACGAGCGCGCCAAGATCTCGCTGTTCGCCAATATCCCGCAGGACGCCGTGATCTCGGTGTGGGACGCGGACAGCATCTACAAGATCCCGCAGATGCTCAACGAGCAGGGCCTCGACCGCCTGATCTGCGAGGAGCTGCGCCTGGACCCGCGGCCGGCCGACCTGTCGATGTGGCAGAAGCTGGTCAACGCGCAGGAAAATCCCGAGCACGAAATCACCATCGGCATGGTCGGCAAGTACGTCGACCTGACCGAGTCGTACAAGTCGCTGATCGAGGCGCTGCGCCACGCCGGCATGCACACCGCCACGCGCGTCAATATCGAGTACATCGATTCCGAGGAACTGGAATCGGGCCACCTCGAAGTGCTGACCCCGCTGGACGCCATCCTGGTGCCGGGCGGCTTCGGCAAGCGCGGCACCGAAGGCAAGATCCGCGCGATCCAGTACGCGCGCGAGAACAAGATCCCGTACCTGGGCATCTGCCTGGGCATGCAGCTGGCCGTGATCGAATTTGCCCGCCACGTGGCCAATATGGCCGATGCCAACTCGACCGAGTTCAACCTCGAAACCGAGCACCCGGTGGTCGCGCTGATCACCGAGTGGGTCGACCGCGAAGGCAAGGTCGAGCAGCGCTCGGCCGATTCCGACCTGGGCGGCACCATGCGCCTGGGCGCGCAGCGCGTGCCGGTCAAGGAAGGCACCAAGGCCAACGCCATCTACGGCGCCGAGGTCAACGAGCGCCACCGCCACCGCTACGAGGTCAACAACCACTACGTGCCGACGCTGGAAAACGCCGGCATGGTGATCTCGGCCCGCACCCCGACCGAGAACCTGCCGGAAATGATGGAACTGCCGGAGTCGATGCACCCGTGGTTCGTCGGCGTGCAGTTCCACCCGGAATTCACTTCGACGCCGCGCGACGGCCATCCGCTGTTCAAGGCCTACGTCGAAGCCGCGCTGGCCAGCCAGCAGCGCAAGGGCGCCTGA
- the kdsA gene encoding 3-deoxy-8-phosphooctulonate synthase, producing the protein MKLCGFEAGLDKPFFLIAGPCVIESEQMALDTAGELKAITAELGIPFIYKSSFDKANRSSGKSFRGLGLEKGLEILATVKREVGVPVLTDIHEIDEIKPVAAVVDVLQTPAFLCRQTDFIRACAQSGKPVNIKKGQFLAPHDMKNVIDKARDAARDAGLPDDVFMACERGVSFGYNNLVSDMRSLAIMRETGAPVVFDATHSVQLPGGQGTSSGGQREFVPVLSRAAVATGVAGLFMETHPDPSKAMSDGPNAVPLSRMKELLSVLKDLDTLVKRAGFLEDNFGWPACA; encoded by the coding sequence ATGAAACTCTGTGGATTCGAGGCCGGCCTCGACAAGCCGTTCTTCCTGATCGCCGGTCCGTGCGTGATCGAGTCCGAGCAGATGGCGCTGGATACCGCCGGCGAGCTCAAGGCCATCACCGCTGAACTGGGCATTCCGTTCATCTACAAGTCGTCGTTCGACAAGGCCAACCGTTCTTCCGGCAAGTCGTTCCGCGGCCTGGGGCTGGAGAAGGGCCTGGAGATCCTGGCGACCGTCAAGCGCGAGGTCGGCGTGCCGGTGCTGACCGACATCCACGAGATCGACGAGATCAAGCCCGTCGCCGCCGTGGTGGACGTGCTGCAGACCCCGGCGTTCCTGTGCCGCCAGACCGATTTCATCCGTGCCTGCGCCCAGAGCGGCAAGCCGGTGAACATCAAGAAGGGCCAGTTCCTGGCGCCGCACGACATGAAGAACGTGATCGACAAGGCCCGCGATGCCGCGCGCGACGCCGGCCTGCCCGACGACGTCTTCATGGCCTGCGAACGCGGTGTCTCGTTCGGCTACAACAATCTCGTGTCCGACATGCGCTCGCTGGCGATCATGCGCGAGACCGGCGCCCCGGTGGTGTTCGACGCCACCCACTCGGTGCAGCTGCCCGGCGGGCAGGGCACCAGCTCGGGCGGCCAGCGCGAGTTCGTGCCGGTGCTGTCGCGCGCGGCGGTCGCCACCGGCGTGGCCGGCCTGTTCATGGAGACGCATCCGGACCCGAGCAAGGCCATGTCCGACGGCCCCAACGCGGTGCCGCTGTCGCGCATGAAGGAACTGCTGTCGGTCCTCAAGGACCTCGACACGCTGGTCAAGCGCGCCGGCTTCCTGGAAGACAACTTCGGCTGGCCGGCCTGCGCCTGA
- a CDS encoding DUF1330 domain-containing protein produces MAAGYIIAYVDVTDPQQYEEYKVLSSQAMQIHGAEVLVRGGKTEPLEGEWAPTRVVVLKFPSYEAARSFHDGEAYRAARKAREHAAKMNMIVVEGAA; encoded by the coding sequence ATGGCCGCGGGCTATATCATCGCCTACGTCGACGTGACCGACCCCCAGCAGTACGAGGAATACAAAGTGCTGTCGAGCCAGGCCATGCAGATCCATGGCGCCGAGGTGCTGGTGCGCGGCGGCAAGACCGAGCCGCTGGAGGGCGAGTGGGCGCCGACCCGTGTCGTGGTGCTGAAATTCCCCAGCTATGAAGCCGCCAGGTCGTTCCACGACGGCGAAGCCTATCGCGCCGCCCGCAAGGCGCGCGAGCATGCGGCAAAGATGAACATGATCGTGGTGGAAGGCGCTGCCTGA
- the eno gene encoding phosphopyruvate hydratase — MSAIVDIIGREVLDSRGNPTVECDVLLESGVMGRAAVPSGASTGSREAIELRDGDKSRYLGKGVLKAVEHINTEISEAIMGLDASEQAFLDRTLIDLDGTENKGRLGANAMLAVSMAVAKAAAEEAGLPLYRYFGGSGAMQLPVPMMNIVNGGAHANNSLDIQEFMVMPVSQTSFREALRCGAEIFHALKKILADKGMSTAVGDEGGFAPNFSSNEECLNTVVQAIEKAGYRAGEDVLLALDCAASEFYHEGEGVYQLEGEGLKLTSTQFADYLANLCDKFPIVSIEDGMAEGDWDGWKTLTDKLGKRVQLVGDDLFVTNTKILKEGIEKGIGNSILIKINQIGTLTETFAAIEMAKRAGYTAVISHRSGETEDSTIADIAVGTNAGQIKTGSLSRSDRMAKYNQLLRIEEDLGDIASYPGKGAFYNLR, encoded by the coding sequence ATGAGTGCAATCGTAGATATCATCGGTCGCGAGGTTCTCGACTCGCGCGGCAACCCCACCGTCGAATGCGACGTGCTGCTGGAATCCGGCGTGATGGGCCGCGCCGCGGTGCCGTCGGGCGCATCGACCGGTTCGCGCGAAGCCATCGAACTGCGTGACGGCGACAAGTCGCGCTACCTGGGCAAGGGCGTGCTGAAGGCTGTCGAGCACATCAACACCGAAATCTCCGAAGCCATCATGGGCCTGGATGCCTCCGAGCAGGCCTTCCTGGACCGCACCCTGATCGACCTCGACGGCACCGAGAACAAGGGCCGCCTGGGCGCCAACGCCATGCTGGCCGTGTCGATGGCCGTGGCCAAGGCCGCCGCTGAAGAAGCCGGCCTGCCGCTGTACCGCTACTTCGGCGGTTCGGGCGCGATGCAGCTGCCGGTGCCGATGATGAACATCGTCAACGGCGGCGCGCACGCCAACAACAGCCTGGACATCCAGGAATTCATGGTCATGCCGGTGTCGCAGACCAGCTTCCGCGAAGCCCTGCGTTGCGGTGCCGAGATTTTCCACGCGCTGAAGAAGATCCTGGCCGACAAGGGCATGTCCACCGCGGTGGGCGACGAGGGCGGCTTCGCCCCGAACTTCTCTTCCAACGAGGAATGCCTGAACACCGTGGTGCAGGCCATCGAGAAGGCCGGCTACCGCGCCGGTGAAGACGTGCTGCTGGCGCTGGACTGCGCCGCCAGCGAGTTCTACCACGAGGGCGAAGGCGTGTACCAGCTGGAAGGCGAAGGCCTGAAGCTGACCTCGACCCAGTTCGCCGACTACCTGGCCAACCTGTGCGACAAGTTCCCGATCGTGTCGATCGAGGACGGCATGGCCGAAGGCGACTGGGACGGCTGGAAGACGCTGACCGACAAGCTGGGCAAGCGCGTGCAGCTGGTGGGCGACGACCTGTTCGTCACCAACACCAAGATCCTGAAGGAAGGCATCGAGAAGGGCATCGGCAACTCGATCCTGATCAAGATCAACCAGATCGGCACCCTGACCGAAACGTTCGCCGCCATCGAGATGGCCAAGCGCGCCGGCTACACCGCCGTGATCTCGCACCGCTCGGGCGAAACCGAAGACAGCACCATTGCCGACATCGCCGTGGGCACCAACGCCGGCCAGATCAAGACCGGCTCGCTGTCGCGCTCGGACCGCATGGCCAAGTACAACCAGCTGCTGCGCATCGAGGAAGACCTCGGCGATATCGCCAGCTACCCGGGCAAGGGCGCGTTCTACAACCTGCGCTAA
- the ftsB gene encoding cell division protein FtsB: MRLISLLLFVLLLAIQYPLWLGKGGWLRVWDLNRQLTEQGSRNQTLKLRNAKLEGEVADLQDGTGAIEERARYELGMVREGEVFVQFVAPAPKVSATPPLPPPANSVAGRGGH, from the coding sequence ATGCGTTTGATTTCGCTGCTGTTGTTCGTGCTGCTGCTTGCGATCCAGTATCCGCTCTGGCTGGGCAAGGGTGGCTGGCTGCGCGTCTGGGACCTGAACCGCCAGCTGACCGAGCAAGGATCCCGCAACCAGACGCTCAAGCTGCGCAACGCCAAGCTGGAAGGGGAAGTTGCCGACCTGCAGGACGGCACCGGCGCGATCGAGGAACGTGCCCGCTATGAGCTGGGCATGGTGAGGGAAGGCGAGGTGTTCGTGCAGTTCGTGGCGCCGGCACCGAAGGTCAGCGCCACGCCGCCGCTGCCGCCGCCGGCGAATTCCGTCGCCGGGCGCGGCGGGCACTGA